A stretch of the Sphingobacterium thalpophilum genome encodes the following:
- a CDS encoding NUDIX hydrolase has translation MEYYKKDSGILLAIDCIIFGFNGESLEILLIKRDFEPERNKWSLMGGFVQPNESPEEAASRILKQLTGLENVYMEQCSVFGDPKREPNHRVVSICYFALIDTQQYKHILSDDYEAKWFPLQKYPALIFDHDQMISAAQHRLRMKAALYPILFELLPEKFTIPQIAALYEGVYNIELDKRNFSRKLLSSGLLIKLKEKDKENSKKGAYYFKLDTAVYKEKIMSFLRYLPSWSMDR, from the coding sequence ATGGAATATTACAAGAAAGATTCAGGTATCCTACTCGCGATTGACTGTATCATATTTGGTTTTAATGGAGAGTCGCTGGAAATTTTATTGATTAAGCGGGATTTCGAACCCGAAAGGAATAAATGGAGTTTAATGGGCGGCTTTGTTCAGCCGAACGAAAGTCCCGAGGAGGCGGCCAGCCGTATATTGAAACAATTGACCGGGTTAGAAAATGTATATATGGAGCAATGCAGTGTTTTTGGTGACCCAAAAAGAGAACCAAACCATCGTGTAGTCAGCATATGCTATTTTGCTCTGATTGATACCCAACAGTACAAACATATTTTGAGCGACGATTACGAAGCGAAATGGTTTCCTTTGCAAAAATATCCAGCACTTATTTTTGACCATGATCAAATGATCAGCGCCGCACAACATCGGCTCCGCATGAAAGCTGCCCTATACCCGATTTTATTTGAACTTTTGCCTGAAAAGTTTACCATTCCGCAAATTGCCGCGCTATACGAAGGGGTTTACAATATCGAGCTCGACAAGCGCAACTTTAGCCGTAAATTACTTTCATCTGGCCTACTGATCAAACTGAAAGAAAAGGACAAGGAAAACTCGAAGAAAGGGGCGTATTATTTTAAATTGGACACAGCCGTATATAAGGAAAAAATCATGTCTTTTTTACGTTATCTTCCCAGCTGGTCCATGGATCGATAA
- a CDS encoding ribulokinase, whose translation MNKSYVIGVDYGSDSVRSVLVDAGNGAEISSSVFYYPRWKKGLFCDATTSQFRQHPLDYIEGLEATIKDCLQKSGVPAIGQAVKAISIDTTGSTPVAVNEQGVPLALLDEFKDNPNAMFVLWKDHTAVEEAREINLYNENSDVDYLKYVGGIYSSEWFWAKLLHIFRVDKQVRQATFSWVEHCDYIPFLLTGGTDAAAIKRGVCSAGHKSLWAAEFGGLPPNAFFSGIDPVLDGLVDRLFSETYTADQSAGNLCSEWALRLGLSTSVVVGIGAFDCHMGAVGGQIEPYYLSKVMGTSTCDMLVAPKEDVQDILVKGICGQVDGSIIPGMIGMEAGQSAFGDAYAWFKQVLLWPAKELIPEMNGIPEEQRDQMIQGLEEQLLIRLSEKAAGLSVNQSSELAMDWFNGRRTPDADQSLKGAITGLHLGTDAPRIFRAIVEATCFGAKAIVDRFVDQGIPVRGLIGLGGVAKKSPFIMQMMANVMNMPIKIHKSEQTCAIGAAMFAATAAGLYNRVEDAMQAMGQGFERTYVPEAQWVPIYAARYERYKALGGFVESKTAVADTI comes from the coding sequence ATGAATAAATCTTATGTCATCGGGGTGGATTACGGCAGCGATTCTGTCCGTTCTGTATTGGTCGATGCAGGTAATGGGGCGGAAATTTCGTCTTCCGTATTTTATTATCCACGTTGGAAAAAAGGCCTGTTCTGTGATGCGACCACTAGTCAGTTTAGACAGCATCCGCTTGATTACATCGAAGGCTTGGAAGCAACGATAAAGGATTGCCTGCAGAAATCCGGCGTGCCTGCTATTGGACAAGCCGTAAAAGCGATTTCTATTGACACGACCGGATCAACACCTGTCGCTGTGAATGAGCAAGGTGTTCCATTGGCTTTATTGGACGAGTTTAAGGACAATCCGAATGCGATGTTCGTCTTATGGAAAGACCATACTGCCGTTGAGGAAGCGCGTGAAATTAATCTATATAATGAAAATAGCGATGTGGATTACTTGAAGTATGTGGGGGGGATTTACTCCTCGGAATGGTTCTGGGCCAAATTGCTTCATATTTTTAGGGTGGATAAGCAGGTGCGTCAGGCGACCTTTAGCTGGGTTGAACACTGCGATTACATCCCCTTTCTACTGACTGGCGGTACCGATGCTGCAGCAATCAAAAGAGGAGTCTGTTCGGCAGGACACAAGTCTCTTTGGGCAGCTGAGTTTGGCGGTTTGCCTCCGAATGCATTCTTTTCAGGAATTGATCCCGTGCTGGACGGTCTTGTAGATCGCTTGTTTTCGGAAACTTACACGGCGGATCAGTCCGCCGGCAACCTTTGTTCAGAATGGGCCTTACGTTTGGGACTCTCTACTTCCGTGGTGGTAGGCATCGGTGCTTTCGACTGTCACATGGGTGCTGTAGGTGGACAGATTGAACCTTATTATCTCAGCAAGGTGATGGGTACTTCAACCTGCGATATGTTGGTGGCTCCAAAAGAAGATGTGCAGGACATTCTGGTGAAAGGCATATGTGGCCAGGTGGATGGTTCTATTATCCCCGGAATGATCGGGATGGAAGCGGGACAATCGGCTTTTGGTGACGCTTATGCTTGGTTTAAGCAGGTACTCTTGTGGCCAGCAAAAGAGCTGATCCCAGAAATGAATGGGATTCCTGAGGAGCAACGGGATCAGATGATTCAGGGGCTCGAGGAGCAGTTGCTGATCCGGCTGAGCGAAAAGGCGGCCGGGCTTTCGGTAAACCAATCTTCGGAGCTGGCGATGGACTGGTTTAATGGCCGGCGGACGCCCGATGCGGATCAGTCGTTGAAGGGGGCGATTACCGGATTGCATCTGGGCACTGACGCTCCCCGTATATTTAGGGCGATTGTCGAAGCCACCTGTTTTGGAGCAAAGGCCATTGTGGACCGTTTTGTGGACCAGGGAATCCCGGTCAGGGGACTGATCGGGCTGGGGGGAGTCGCTAAGAAATCACCTTTCATCATGCAGATGATGGCAAATGTGATGAATATGCCGATTAAGATTCATAAAAGCGAGCAGACATGTGCAATCGGTGCGGCTATGTTCGCAGCCACCGCTGCAGGATTGTACAATAGGGTGGAGGATGCCATGCAAGCCATGGGCCAGGGCTTCGAACGTACTTATGTTCCTGAAGCGCAATGGGTGCCTATCTATGCTGCACGTTATGAGCGTTATAAAGCATTAGGTGGTTTTGTGGAGAGTAAAACTGCCGTGGCCGATACTATTTAA
- a CDS encoding L-ribulose-5-phosphate 4-epimerase, translating into MYNSIKEEAYHCNMELPKLGLVLFTFGNVSVADRSKQVFAIKPSGVPYEKLSPEQMVVVDFDGNVIEGDLRPSSDTKTHAVLYKHWEEIGGITHTHSTYATAWAQSQRDIPIFGTTHADHLTVDIPCAAPMSDDMIAGNYEYETGFQIINHFAEQQLDYREVEMILVGNHAPFAWGKDGMKSVYNSAVLEQVAKMALLTEQISPSAPRLKPALVKKHYERKHGKNAYYGQ; encoded by the coding sequence ATGTATAATTCGATCAAAGAAGAAGCTTACCACTGCAACATGGAGTTGCCCAAGCTTGGGTTGGTGCTTTTCACCTTCGGAAATGTGAGCGTCGCGGACCGTAGTAAACAGGTTTTTGCGATTAAACCAAGTGGTGTGCCCTATGAGAAGCTATCTCCCGAACAGATGGTCGTTGTTGACTTTGATGGCAATGTCATCGAAGGAGACCTCCGGCCCTCATCGGATACCAAGACCCATGCAGTCTTGTATAAACATTGGGAAGAAATTGGCGGTATTACCCATACGCATTCAACGTACGCCACGGCCTGGGCGCAAAGCCAGCGCGATATTCCCATTTTTGGTACAACACATGCGGATCATCTGACGGTGGATATTCCCTGTGCTGCTCCAATGAGCGATGACATGATCGCTGGCAATTACGAATACGAGACGGGTTTTCAGATTATTAATCACTTTGCTGAACAGCAATTGGACTATCGGGAAGTGGAAATGATTCTCGTGGGAAATCATGCTCCTTTTGCCTGGGGCAAAGACGGGATGAAGTCTGTCTACAATAGCGCCGTATTGGAGCAGGTTGCCAAAATGGCGTTGCTGACTGAGCAGATCAGCCCGAGTGCTCCGCGGCTTAAACCTGCACTGGTCAAAAAACATTATGAAAGAAAGCACGGTAAAAATGCTTATTATGGACAATAG
- the araA gene encoding L-arabinose isomerase, whose protein sequence is MYINLKELEVWFVVGSQDLYGEETLRQVAVHAAEIAEYLHKHAAIPVSVKYKPIVKNTDEIYATLTAANEEKNCIGVITWMHTFSPAKMWIRGLKALQKPLLHLHTQYNQDIPWSSIDMDFMNLNQSAHGDREFGHIVSRLKIGRKVVTGHWRDEEVLQRIQVWARAAAGWHDWQGAKFARFGDNMRYVAVTDGDKVEAESQFGFSVNTYAIGDLVQIINASTDQEIQTLLDEYEANYELADNVKAGGEFRSNLIEAAKIEIGLRKFLRQGNFKGFTDTFEDLHGMVQLPGLAVQRLMAEGYGFAGEGDWKTPALVRACKVMGAGLPGTTAFMEDYTYHFDPQNSMVLGSHMLEVDPALAAGRPRIEVHPLGIGGKADPARLVFNGQSGDALNASLVDMGTRFRLIVNKVQGVEVKEDLPKLPVARVLWKPLPDMKTGCSAWIVAGGAHHTAYSLNLTPEYLEDFARIAGLEYVLIDENTTVAKLEDQLKWNELYYLLNK, encoded by the coding sequence ATGTATATCAATTTAAAAGAACTAGAGGTCTGGTTTGTTGTTGGAAGCCAGGACTTATATGGTGAAGAAACCTTACGCCAGGTCGCTGTACACGCAGCGGAAATCGCCGAATATCTGCATAAGCATGCTGCCATTCCGGTGTCTGTCAAGTACAAACCCATTGTAAAGAATACGGACGAAATATATGCTACATTAACTGCTGCCAATGAAGAGAAAAACTGTATCGGAGTCATTACCTGGATGCATACCTTTTCGCCTGCAAAAATGTGGATCAGAGGCTTGAAAGCGTTACAGAAACCATTGTTGCACTTGCATACCCAATATAATCAGGACATCCCCTGGAGTAGCATTGATATGGACTTTATGAACCTTAATCAAAGTGCTCACGGTGATCGGGAGTTTGGACATATCGTCAGCAGACTCAAGATCGGGCGTAAGGTTGTCACCGGCCACTGGCGGGATGAAGAGGTGCTGCAACGGATTCAGGTCTGGGCGCGTGCGGCGGCAGGCTGGCACGACTGGCAAGGAGCTAAATTTGCGAGATTTGGGGATAATATGCGTTATGTAGCTGTTACGGATGGTGATAAAGTGGAGGCGGAATCACAGTTTGGATTTTCGGTAAATACCTATGCCATTGGCGACCTGGTACAGATTATCAATGCCAGTACGGATCAAGAAATTCAGACCCTGCTGGATGAATATGAAGCTAATTATGAGCTGGCGGATAATGTCAAAGCTGGCGGCGAGTTTCGCAGTAACCTCATTGAAGCTGCAAAGATAGAAATTGGTCTGCGTAAGTTTTTGCGTCAGGGAAATTTCAAAGGCTTCACCGACACATTCGAAGACCTCCATGGAATGGTGCAGCTGCCTGGATTGGCTGTACAGCGCCTGATGGCGGAAGGTTATGGTTTTGCAGGCGAGGGCGACTGGAAAACACCGGCCTTGGTGCGCGCTTGTAAGGTGATGGGCGCTGGTCTGCCGGGAACAACCGCATTTATGGAAGATTATACCTACCATTTTGATCCGCAGAATTCCATGGTGTTGGGATCCCATATGCTGGAAGTCGATCCGGCATTGGCCGCTGGAAGGCCACGTATAGAAGTGCACCCCTTGGGTATCGGAGGCAAAGCAGATCCTGCCCGTCTGGTTTTTAATGGACAGAGTGGTGATGCCCTGAATGCATCGTTGGTCGATATGGGCACTCGCTTCCGATTGATTGTTAATAAAGTGCAGGGTGTCGAGGTAAAAGAAGATTTGCCCAAACTTCCTGTTGCGCGTGTCCTGTGGAAGCCGTTGCCGGACATGAAGACCGGATGCAGTGCCTGGATTGTGGCTGGCGGGGCACACCATACAGCCTATAGCTTGAATTTAACGCCGGAATATCTGGAAGATTTTGCACGCATCGCAGGACTGGAATATGTGTTGATCGATGAGAACACGACCGTAGCCAAACTTGAGGATCAACTGAAATGGAACGAACTCTATTATTTATTGAATAAATAG
- a CDS encoding sodium:solute symporter family transporter: MEKFASVDYIIFVIYFFVVAGYGYWIYRKKTNSLSSSKDYFLAEGSLTWWAIGSSLIASNISAEQFIGMSGNGFEVGIAVAAYELIAAVALIIVAVWFIPVYLKNKIFTMPQFLNNRYNETTSLIMAIFWLFLYVFVNLTSILYLGAIAISSMAGGGDSFHTITVALAVFAVIITLGGMRVIGFTDVIQVIVLIVGGVATTYVALTLVSEHFGLGKDVLAGFNKLMEDSPSHFNLFVEKPGPGASQEDINKYLMLPGIGMYLAGIWIVNLNYWGCNQYITQRALGADLKTARIGILFAGFLKLFMPIIVMLPGIAAYVLYKNGALQQEMAPGGVFHADNAYSAILGYLPNGMKGLALAALTAAIVAGLAGKANSIATIFTLDIFKKYLNKEASEAKMVWVGKITIVVSIVLAVLFTWNDSLGIGGAGGFTFIQKYTGFISPGVFAMFLLGMFWKRTTGAAAITGLITGFALSVFFNEFAVKILGPETWLYTAFPNKAGVYEIPFQICMGLAFVFTMVAMVGVSLLGPKVNPKAFVLDKSMFKVEPSVLALIVVTLLLVTAIYVRFW, from the coding sequence ATGGAAAAATTTGCATCTGTGGATTACATTATCTTTGTGATCTACTTCTTTGTTGTGGCGGGCTACGGCTATTGGATCTATCGCAAAAAAACGAATAGCCTGAGCAGTAGCAAGGATTATTTTTTGGCGGAAGGATCTTTAACCTGGTGGGCTATCGGATCTTCGCTGATTGCATCCAATATATCGGCTGAACAGTTTATTGGCATGAGCGGTAATGGTTTTGAAGTCGGTATTGCGGTTGCTGCCTATGAGTTGATTGCTGCTGTCGCCTTGATCATTGTGGCCGTATGGTTTATTCCGGTTTATCTGAAAAATAAGATTTTCACGATGCCACAGTTTTTAAATAACCGGTACAACGAAACCACGAGCCTGATCATGGCTATATTCTGGCTGTTTTTATATGTTTTTGTCAACCTTACATCAATCCTGTATTTAGGTGCAATTGCCATCTCCAGCATGGCCGGTGGTGGTGATAGCTTTCACACTATTACAGTAGCCCTGGCCGTATTTGCCGTGATCATCACGTTAGGTGGAATGCGCGTGATCGGTTTTACGGATGTTATTCAGGTCATCGTGCTGATTGTCGGTGGTGTAGCGACCACATACGTTGCGCTAACGCTGGTCAGTGAGCATTTTGGACTAGGGAAGGACGTTCTGGCTGGATTCAATAAGCTCATGGAAGACTCGCCGAGCCACTTTAATCTTTTTGTTGAAAAGCCGGGACCGGGAGCGAGCCAGGAAGATATCAATAAATACCTGATGTTGCCCGGGATAGGGATGTACCTGGCAGGTATATGGATCGTGAACCTCAACTACTGGGGCTGTAATCAGTACATTACCCAGCGTGCCCTGGGCGCCGATTTAAAGACTGCTCGGATAGGTATCTTATTTGCCGGCTTTCTGAAGTTGTTTATGCCCATCATCGTGATGTTACCGGGCATCGCAGCATATGTCCTTTACAAAAATGGTGCACTACAGCAGGAAATGGCACCGGGGGGTGTTTTTCATGCCGATAACGCATACTCTGCGATATTAGGTTATTTGCCGAATGGAATGAAAGGCCTGGCATTGGCGGCGCTAACGGCAGCGATAGTGGCAGGTCTGGCTGGAAAGGCTAATAGTATTGCAACCATTTTTACATTGGATATTTTTAAAAAATACCTTAACAAAGAAGCCAGTGAAGCTAAAATGGTCTGGGTAGGGAAGATTACGATTGTGGTTTCGATCGTGCTTGCGGTATTGTTTACCTGGAATGACAGTTTAGGAATCGGTGGGGCTGGAGGCTTTACTTTTATACAGAAGTATACTGGATTTATTAGTCCGGGGGTGTTTGCAATGTTTCTATTGGGGATGTTCTGGAAACGAACTACGGGAGCCGCGGCGATTACCGGCTTAATTACCGGATTTGCATTATCCGTATTTTTTAATGAATTTGCAGTGAAGATTCTAGGCCCTGAAACTTGGTTATACACTGCTTTTCCCAATAAAGCCGGAGTTTATGAAATTCCTTTTCAGATCTGTATGGGATTAGCTTTTGTATTTACGATGGTTGCCATGGTCGGAGTCAGCTTGTTGGGACCGAAGGTGAATCCAAAAGCTTTTGTACTTGACAAGTCTATGTTTAAGGTAGAGCCGTCGGTATTGGCGCTGATCGTCGTTACCTTATTGTTGGTGACAGCGATATATGTGCGTTTCTGGTAG
- a CDS encoding aldose epimerase family protein, with protein sequence MNKKIIAALFVCAVLAYGCQSPSSQNKQSETTVDTASTTAFATEIDGKEVKLLQIKNGKLSVTLTNYGARLVSLNVPDKEGNSKDVILGYDSAKAYKDNFNNFYGAIVGRYGNRIGNASFKLNGVTYSLEKNDGEQSLHGGTNGVYNKVWDVVESTPTSVTLAYTSPDQEAGYPGTVKMQVTYSLQENGGLTIDYSATTDKETVLNLTNHAYFNLNGAGDPSILDHELQIDAKAITEVDATLIPTGKSLPVKGTAFDFTKATTIGARIEDENAQLKIGKGYDHNFELDKKDGFQKVAAVYAPKTGIEMQVYTTEPGLQFYSGNFMKDSDPKGKDGQAYPFRSAFCLETQHFPDAPNHPNFASTVLKPGDTYRSKTEYRFTVR encoded by the coding sequence ATGAATAAGAAAATTATTGCTGCTTTGTTTGTCTGCGCTGTGCTGGCTTACGGATGTCAGTCTCCATCATCGCAAAATAAACAATCTGAAACGACGGTAGACACAGCTTCTACTACAGCATTTGCTACGGAGATTGATGGCAAAGAGGTCAAATTGTTGCAGATCAAAAATGGGAAGCTGTCAGTGACATTGACAAACTATGGAGCCCGGCTGGTCAGCCTGAATGTTCCGGATAAAGAGGGAAACAGCAAGGATGTGATCCTGGGATATGATTCAGCTAAAGCGTATAAGGACAATTTCAACAATTTTTACGGCGCTATCGTAGGACGCTATGGTAATCGTATTGGAAATGCTTCCTTTAAATTGAACGGGGTCACCTATTCGCTTGAAAAAAACGATGGTGAACAATCGTTGCATGGGGGTACTAATGGGGTATATAACAAGGTGTGGGACGTGGTCGAAAGTACACCGACGTCAGTCACCTTAGCTTATACTTCTCCTGATCAGGAAGCGGGGTATCCGGGCACAGTGAAAATGCAAGTGACCTATAGCCTACAGGAAAATGGTGGCCTTACTATCGATTACAGTGCAACGACAGATAAAGAGACGGTGCTAAATCTCACCAACCATGCTTATTTTAATCTCAATGGGGCAGGAGACCCGTCTATTCTGGATCATGAGCTTCAGATTGATGCCAAAGCGATTACAGAAGTTGATGCGACGTTGATTCCAACGGGAAAAAGCCTGCCTGTGAAAGGTACAGCGTTTGATTTCACCAAAGCAACAACGATAGGAGCGCGAATCGAAGATGAAAATGCACAGTTAAAGATCGGCAAAGGTTATGACCATAATTTTGAGCTAGATAAAAAAGACGGTTTTCAGAAAGTAGCAGCGGTATATGCGCCAAAGACGGGAATTGAAATGCAGGTGTATACGACCGAACCGGGCCTACAGTTTTATAGTGGCAATTTCATGAAGGACTCGGATCCGAAAGGAAAGGATGGACAAGCATACCCTTTCCGCTCGGCATTTTGTCTGGAAACCCAACATTTCCCGGACGCGCCCAATCACCCCAACTTTGCCTCTACAGTGCTAAAACCCGGAGATACCTATCGTTCCAAAACAGAATATCGCTTTACAGTTAGATAA
- a CDS encoding zinc-binding alcohol dehydrogenase family protein, translated as MKAIQIVAPGRIELIDLPMPPLGAGQIRLRVQYVGFCGSDLNTFKGLNPLALMPVIPGHEIGAVIDDVGLGVPSNFTAGMPATVNPYTSCGQCAACENGRAYACEFNQTLGVQRHGAMASYIVVPWEKVIVDAAISVRDFALVEPMSVGFHAVDRGAVTDSDCVLVFGCGMIGVGAIIRAARRGASVIAVDVGDEKLALARQLGAAYTINSSKEDLEGRIAAITGGRGADVVIEAVGRPETYTASIAAAAFTGRVVYIGYAKEKIPFETQFFVKKELDIRGSRNATASDFKAVMAYLKTGNCPIDELITAVITPEEAQSALERWSNNPGDVFRILVQF; from the coding sequence ATGAAAGCAATCCAAATTGTGGCGCCGGGACGTATCGAGCTTATCGATTTGCCCATGCCCCCGTTGGGGGCTGGGCAAATACGGCTACGTGTACAGTATGTCGGGTTTTGCGGCTCCGATCTGAATACGTTTAAAGGCCTTAATCCGCTGGCATTAATGCCTGTCATTCCTGGTCACGAAATCGGAGCCGTTATAGACGATGTAGGTCTGGGAGTGCCTTCAAATTTTACTGCAGGTATGCCTGCGACGGTAAATCCCTACACAAGCTGTGGACAGTGTGCTGCTTGTGAAAATGGCCGCGCATATGCCTGTGAGTTTAACCAGACTCTAGGGGTGCAGCGCCATGGAGCGATGGCGTCTTATATTGTAGTGCCCTGGGAAAAAGTAATTGTGGACGCGGCGATTTCAGTCCGTGATTTTGCGTTGGTAGAGCCGATGAGCGTGGGTTTCCATGCTGTGGATCGCGGGGCAGTGACGGATAGTGATTGTGTTCTGGTGTTTGGCTGCGGTATGATTGGTGTCGGAGCGATTATTCGGGCGGCGAGGAGGGGAGCCTCTGTCATCGCCGTTGATGTGGGAGACGAAAAGCTGGCATTGGCCCGGCAGCTAGGCGCGGCCTATACTATTAATTCGAGTAAGGAGGACCTGGAAGGACGCATCGCGGCCATTACAGGTGGCCGTGGCGCGGATGTGGTCATTGAAGCAGTAGGGCGCCCTGAAACTTATACAGCATCCATCGCGGCAGCGGCTTTTACCGGAAGAGTGGTTTATATCGGCTATGCCAAAGAAAAGATCCCTTTCGAAACGCAGTTTTTTGTAAAGAAAGAGTTGGATATCAGAGGTTCAAGGAATGCGACGGCATCCGACTTTAAGGCAGTCATGGCTTATTTAAAGACCGGTAACTGTCCGATAGATGAGCTGATCACTGCCGTGATTACGCCGGAGGAGGCCCAATCCGCCCTCGAGCGCTGGAGCAATAATCCCGGTGATGTATTCCGGATCCTGGTACAGTTCTGA
- a CDS encoding DUF294 nucleotidyltransferase-like domain-containing protein, producing the protein MKKEVILSLLRATQPFQVLPETVLQSLVDMFHEHRFSKDTLVYRQHITDMDGVDLIEEGEYETFFLDSSDNKRLIEIHHRPYCFGGISVLLNRTKALKSVIAKKGTVIYRLPRQNFIELCNANDEFFQFFTNSFGKRMLDEEFSHFVKSPASFEESYFAADQLYSRKIEHIVYKDIVSCSADTPIYLAARSMAVEKVSCIFIRDEHSIIGYATDMTLRDRVIAEQVDTSRPIIEVMDNPIVSISNQAYLYEAVLKMFRTKSKYLLVEKEGSYVGFLSRNRLLSEQGQSPLVFIQSVKLAETLAELQDKWNNVPEIIHQLLGRGVHAEIANQVITTVADTIALKVIEKVIKEMGEPPAKFVFMVTGSEGRKEQTLMTDQDNAIIYEDKANEQRERVRDYFLRFASLVSDHLNTIGFSYCTGGYMASNPEWTHSLSHWKNNYKTWIEESIPENAIKFSTFFDCRRLYGDQDIIDQLKDFLTIELQKPNDRFFAFIAKNALQYEPPLTFFKTIKTQTVGTTEVFNIKKAMTPIVDLVRVYALKYRIYEENTGGRLKALLDMGIFTQEQYDELHQSYYYMMSLRLKNQANQIRISKRAPDNYIPIDSLTKIEKATLKEIFKTINNFQTGIRLKFTNNIFG; encoded by the coding sequence ATGAAAAAAGAAGTTATCTTATCCCTACTACGCGCTACGCAGCCCTTTCAGGTACTGCCCGAGACGGTTTTACAGAGCCTTGTCGATATGTTTCATGAACATCGGTTTTCCAAAGACACGCTCGTATACAGACAACATATTACCGATATGGATGGTGTAGACCTTATTGAAGAAGGGGAATATGAAACCTTCTTTCTGGATAGCTCGGATAACAAAAGGTTGATCGAAATCCATCACCGCCCCTATTGCTTTGGCGGAATATCCGTGTTGTTGAACCGCACGAAAGCGCTCAAGTCTGTCATCGCCAAGAAAGGCACCGTCATCTATCGATTACCACGCCAAAATTTTATCGAATTGTGTAATGCTAACGATGAATTCTTTCAGTTTTTCACCAATTCTTTTGGAAAAAGAATGCTAGATGAAGAATTTTCTCACTTTGTCAAATCTCCAGCTTCTTTTGAGGAAAGTTATTTCGCAGCCGATCAGCTCTATTCACGTAAAATCGAACATATTGTTTACAAAGATATTGTGTCTTGTAGTGCTGATACACCTATTTACCTGGCAGCCCGATCAATGGCAGTGGAAAAGGTGAGCTGCATATTTATCCGTGACGAACATTCGATCATTGGCTATGCCACCGATATGACATTACGGGATCGCGTTATTGCTGAGCAGGTAGATACTTCCCGGCCCATTATTGAAGTGATGGACAACCCCATTGTCAGCATTTCAAATCAGGCTTATCTTTATGAAGCTGTGTTAAAGATGTTCCGGACCAAATCCAAATACTTACTCGTTGAGAAAGAGGGAAGCTATGTAGGCTTTTTAAGCAGAAACAGACTGTTGAGCGAACAAGGGCAGTCTCCGTTGGTATTTATTCAATCCGTAAAATTAGCCGAAACGTTGGCCGAGCTGCAGGACAAATGGAATAACGTACCTGAAATTATTCACCAGCTGCTGGGCAGAGGCGTACATGCTGAAATAGCCAATCAGGTCATCACGACAGTAGCCGACACCATTGCTTTAAAAGTGATCGAAAAAGTAATCAAAGAAATGGGTGAACCGCCAGCTAAATTTGTCTTTATGGTCACAGGCAGCGAAGGCCGTAAAGAACAAACGTTAATGACGGATCAGGACAACGCCATTATTTACGAAGACAAGGCTAACGAACAGCGTGAACGTGTACGCGACTATTTTCTGCGTTTTGCCAGTCTGGTATCCGATCATTTAAATACCATTGGGTTTAGTTATTGCACTGGCGGGTATATGGCCAGCAATCCCGAATGGACGCATTCACTTTCACACTGGAAAAACAATTACAAAACATGGATTGAGGAAAGCATTCCTGAAAATGCAATTAAATTTTCGACCTTTTTTGACTGCAGGCGCCTGTATGGCGACCAGGATATTATTGATCAGCTCAAGGATTTTCTGACTATTGAACTGCAAAAACCAAACGATCGCTTTTTTGCTTTCATCGCCAAAAATGCGCTACAATACGAACCGCCGCTGACATTCTTTAAAACCATCAAAACGCAAACTGTAGGGACCACCGAGGTGTTCAATATTAAAAAGGCAATGACGCCCATTGTTGACCTGGTCCGTGTTTATGCCCTCAAATACCGGATCTACGAAGAGAATACGGGTGGACGTTTAAAGGCCTTGCTGGATATGGGGATATTTACTCAGGAACAATACGACGAGCTGCATCAATCATATTATTATATGATGTCATTACGGCTAAAAAACCAAGCCAATCAGATCCGGATCTCCAAACGGGCTCCCGACAATTACATCCCAATTGATAGTCTTACCAAGATTGAAAAAGCAACATTAAAGGAGATCTTCAAAACAATAAATAATTTTCAGACCGGTATCCGGCTCAAATTTACGAATAACATCTTTGGCTAA